The sequence below is a genomic window from Halococcus saccharolyticus DSM 5350.
TCGTGCGTCACCGCCGAGGAGTACGAGGACCGCTTCGAGTCGATCTACCATCTGAGGAAGTACGAGGATCCGACTGACGAGGTGAGCATCGTCGTGCCCACTCCCCGAGAAAATCCGGTGAGTCAGAGCGCAGAACCGGTCTATCGGACGGCTGACTGGCACGAGCGCGAGGCCTACGACCTCGTAGGAATCGAGTACGACGACCACCCCGACCTCCGGCGGATTCTCCTCCCCGAGACGTGGCAAGGCCACCCAATGGGGCTCGACTACAACCAGGACAAGCCACAGATCGTCACGCTCGAATCCCACGCCAACCCCCTCGAAGAGGACCACCGGAACGGGGGTTCGGACACGATGTTCCTCAACATCGGCCCGCATCACCCTGCGACCCACGGCGTGCTCCACATCGAGGCGGTGCTCGACGGCGAGCAGGTCGCCCACGTCGATCCCGATCCTGGATATCTCCACCGGTGTGAGGAACAGTGCTGTCAGAACGGGACTTATCGTCACGAGATCATGCCCTACCCCGATCGCTGGGACTATCTCGGCGGCCAGCTCTTGAACGAGTGGTGTTACGCCCGGACCGCCGAGGATCTCGCGGATCTCGACGTGCCGGAGTACGCCCAAGTCATTCGGACGATGAGCGGCGAACTCTCGCGGATTCTCGCCCACCTGCTCGCGATCGGCACGTTCGCCCTCGACATCATCGGCGAGTTCACCGTCGTGTTCATGTACGCGATCCGCGACCGCGAGATCGTCCAGAACATTCTGGAGGATCTCACGGGCCAACGGTTGATGTTCAACTATCTCCGGCTCGGCGGAGTCGCGTGGGACCTGCCCGAACCACGCAAAGCGTTCTTCGAGAAGATTCAGGACTTTCTCGACGATCTCCCCGGCAAGATCGACGAGTACCACGATCTACTGACTTCGAACGAGATCTTTCAGATGCGGTGCGTCGACACCGGCGTGCTCGACAGCGAAACCGCCAAGCAGTACGGCTGCACCGGTCCCGTAGCGCGTGCGTCGGGTGTCGATTACGACCTCCGCCGCGACGATCCCTACGGCTATTACCCCGAACTCGACTGGGACGTCGTGACCGCTGAGGAGGGCGACAACTACGCCCGCGTGCTCTGCCGGCTCCGCGAGATCGAACAGTCCGCGTGGATCGTCGAGCAGTGTGTCGACCTACTGGAAGACTGGCCCGAGGACGATCGCGAAATCCAGTCGAACGTTCCCCGGACGCTCCGTCCGGACGACGGGGCAGAGATCTACCGAGCGGTCGAGGCCGCGAAAGGAGAGTTGGGAATCTACATCCGGTCCGATGGAACCGACGAACCCGCACGGTTTAAGATTCGGAGTCCGTGTTTCTCGAACCTCCAGGTCCTCCCCGAGATGGCCGAGGGCGAGTACGTCCCCGATCTGATCGCCTCACTTGCGAGCCTCGACATCGTACTCGGCGAAGTCGACCGCTGACGGTACGACGCTGTCGACACTCGGGGATTGAAATCACTCGCCTACCTACGCCCCTGCATGTCCGCCGACCTCCCGCTCGAACACGTCTCGATCGAACCCGACGTTTCCACCGACGGTCCCGCGCCGGCGGTGTTCGTTCTCCACGGCCGCGGTGCCGACGAGGAGGATCTCCTTCCAGTTGCCCAGCGCCTTCCCGACGAACTCCACGTCATCAGTCTTCGCGCGCCGGATCGGCTGATGGGCGGGTACACGTGGTACGAGCTCGACGTGCCGGACGGCGACCTCCACGAGAGCCAGCCCGTCATGGACGAGTTCCGCCGAAGTCTCGATCTCGTGAGCGAGACGATCGACGCCGCGATCGACGAGTACGACCTCGATCCCGACCGAATCGGGCTGCTGGGATTCAGTCAGGGAGCGATTTCGTCGCTCTCGCTCCTGGTCGAAGACCCCGAACGCTACGCGTGGGTCGTCGCGCTCCACGGCTATCTCGCCGAGTCACACGCCGACGCCGAGCCCGTCGGTATCGAGGACACACCAGTGTTCGTCGGTTCGGGGACCGCAGACCAGATCATTCCGTCGAGTCGTGCCCAGGCGGCGGCTGACCGCCTGCACGAGATGGGCTGTCCGGTCGAGGCCCACGAGTACGGAAGCGCCCACGGGATCGCGCCGGACGAACTCGCGGACGTGGTCGAGTGGGTCGAGGCGCGCCTGGGCTGACGGACACTGGGCACCGCCAAGTTGAAACCAATCACGGCCCAAACGAGGACGATGAGCACCGAACCGGAGCTCGATGCAGAGACCGACGCCGACGCCGAACCGATGGCCACAGCGGGCCGGCCCGAGGACCTCGCTGGCGACCTCGGGAGCGCGATCGCCGACACGCCCGAGTACGAGCGGTTCGCCGAAGCGAAAGCCGAGGTCGAGCGGAGTCCCGAAGCCCAGGAGAAGGTTCAGGAGTTCGAGCGGCTCCGTGACGAGTTCATGCTCGCGCGCCAGACCGGCGAGGCGAGCCAAGAGGACCTCCAGAAGCTCCAGACCGCCCAGCAGGAACTCCACGAGGTCCCGGCGATGGCGGAGTTCCTCGACGCACAGAACCGACTCGACGCCCGGCTCGAACGCATCAGCGACGCGGTTTCGGTCGAACTCGACTTCGACTTCGGCGACCGGATCGGCGCGTGCTGTCAGGACTAATCAGCTCCACATTTTTACTGCGTCCCCATTCGCTCGCTCCGCTCGCTCAGGGTCCTTGCAAAAACCTGGGATGAAAACACCCGCTCGTTCGCACCCTACGGGCACTCACTCGCGGTGAGCCGCGTTCGCTTCGCTCGCGCGGATGCTACACTCTTCGTGCCCGCCACCGCAACCGCACGGCACCGCTGAAGCCCTCGCACCTCCGGTGCTCACCCTTCATCCACCAGGACCGCACCGCAGCCACGCCGGCGTGCTATCGGATGGTGGTTTCACACACTGAGTTCCCTGCCCCTGCTTGCAGCAGAGAACGACACGAGTGCCAGTAGCGACAGGAAGACAGCAACAACAGGAGTATCGAGAACGAACGGAACCATCCCGATCGTCATGACGCCGATGGCGAGCCA
It includes:
- a CDS encoding NADH-quinone oxidoreductase subunit D; its protein translation is MSSQSAVEAPDRSADEPLAELLAPYTVARDDHHNAPGFVVRPDEVQDVLFALRDEAGFDHCSCVTAEEYEDRFESIYHLRKYEDPTDEVSIVVPTPRENPVSQSAEPVYRTADWHEREAYDLVGIEYDDHPDLRRILLPETWQGHPMGLDYNQDKPQIVTLESHANPLEEDHRNGGSDTMFLNIGPHHPATHGVLHIEAVLDGEQVAHVDPDPGYLHRCEEQCCQNGTYRHEIMPYPDRWDYLGGQLLNEWCYARTAEDLADLDVPEYAQVIRTMSGELSRILAHLLAIGTFALDIIGEFTVVFMYAIRDREIVQNILEDLTGQRLMFNYLRLGGVAWDLPEPRKAFFEKIQDFLDDLPGKIDEYHDLLTSNEIFQMRCVDTGVLDSETAKQYGCTGPVARASGVDYDLRRDDPYGYYPELDWDVVTAEEGDNYARVLCRLREIEQSAWIVEQCVDLLEDWPEDDREIQSNVPRTLRPDDGAEIYRAVEAAKGELGIYIRSDGTDEPARFKIRSPCFSNLQVLPEMAEGEYVPDLIASLASLDIVLGEVDR
- a CDS encoding alpha/beta hydrolase, with amino-acid sequence MSADLPLEHVSIEPDVSTDGPAPAVFVLHGRGADEEDLLPVAQRLPDELHVISLRAPDRLMGGYTWYELDVPDGDLHESQPVMDEFRRSLDLVSETIDAAIDEYDLDPDRIGLLGFSQGAISSLSLLVEDPERYAWVVALHGYLAESHADAEPVGIEDTPVFVGSGTADQIIPSSRAQAAADRLHEMGCPVEAHEYGSAHGIAPDELADVVEWVEARLG
- a CDS encoding YlbF family regulator, giving the protein MSTEPELDAETDADAEPMATAGRPEDLAGDLGSAIADTPEYERFAEAKAEVERSPEAQEKVQEFERLRDEFMLARQTGEASQEDLQKLQTAQQELHEVPAMAEFLDAQNRLDARLERISDAVSVELDFDFGDRIGACCQD